Within the Oryctolagus cuniculus chromosome 19, mOryCun1.1, whole genome shotgun sequence genome, the region AGTGTGCCGATCTAAACCAAAAGCAAGGAGAATAAACTGAAGGAAGAAACCAACGCTGTGCAGGAATGATTCacatcaggggccggtgctgtggtgtagtgggtaaagccgctgcctgtagcaccagcatcccatgagtgccaattcaaatcccagctgctccacttccaatccagctctctgctaatgtgcctgggaaagcaggggaaaacgacccaagtgcttgggcccctgcacccatgtgggagacccagaagaagctcctggttcctggctttgtcttggtcccagctccagtcatttggggagtgaaccagcaaatggaagatcaatttgcttgctctctctctctctatctctccctgcctttcaaatactaaattaaaaaaaaaaaaaactgattcacATCAGGTAAAAGGACGACCACATTTTGGCATTTCAGAAATAGGAGCTAGAGAATCTTGGCTTTGAATGAGAAATTTGGGAGCCAACCATGCTGAGAACAAGTCAGGTTCTGTAAGCCAGGCATATGACGCGCCTCGGCTCCAGGCTCCGATCAGAGGCAATGTTTTTTCCCAAACCAAATCCTGAGAAAAAAACAGCACAACAGGTTGAGGCGATTTCCTATGTGCCATCTGTAACAGCGTTCCTCACTCCTAGGTCAGGGAAGAAAAGCCGATGCACAACCTCCCTGCATGAACCCTGTGCAGCTTGCACATCAGTTGTTCCTGTGGGAAGGTTTCGAGAGGTAACAAAACTCAGCCAGGACTAATCACTGGCCATCTCACACAGCAGGGTGTCCAGGCCCTCTGTGCTGCAGGGGACAGGGGCAGAAGGAGGCACccacagtgcaggagcccaggagccatGAGGAATGGCGTCAGAGTGAGACTGCAGCTGGCACTGTTGCAAAGGCACACTCGGGACATGGCACTGGGACCCAGCTCCCACCAGCAGCACTGTCCTCCTCAGCCctgcgctggccccagagccttCCCAAGGCAGGAACGATGTTTCTGTCTGTTTGCTATCAGCTCCTTGCCATACACCTAGTGTCTAACAGGTACTCACTAAGAATGCACTGAACAGACTGATAAGCACCTCAACTCTGAACCTCCTGTGTGGCATACAAGAGCATCTCGTCAGTGTGTGCCCAAGCCCAGGACAGAGTGACCACTGTGTGTTCAGCGGCTGCTTGCTTGGTGCCTGGCCTGGTGCAGCATCTCTCAAGGTGCGGAatgcaggggctggtggtgtggtgtagcaggtgaagtctCTGCATGCAGCACTAGTATCTCttaatgggtgccggttcaagtcccagctgctccacttccaatccagctccctgctaatacacctggaaaaacagtgggagatggtccaagtatctgaactcctgccacccacataggagaccaaaatgaagctcctggttcctggcttcaacctggcctttgtggccatttggggagtgaacccacagatgagacctctctctctctctctctctctttctccaggtgtgtgtgtctgtgtgtgtgtgtgtgtgtttctctgtaactctgcctttcaaataaaaataaataaatcttaaaaaaaaagagactggaaGGAAGGCACAGCCCCATTGTGCCCACACACAAGCCATCAGGCCACGGGCCTAGCATCATTCCTCCTGCCAGGCTCTGTTGCCCCCATTTGCCCACAGGGTTCTTCTCTTTTGCGTTACTGACCGACAGGGAGGCCTGTGTCCACTGCCATGCGCTGAGCTCACTTCTGTCTCTGGGGAGCTGCCTCTCCAGGGCTCTGCCTCTGTCCCATCCTGCTGTTCTCAGTCGTATTTCACTCCCTTCTTTACGGTCTGTGTTTGACCATGCTTTGTAAATCCCACACTTTCTATGGAGCCTTCCTGAACCCCACAAGACAGGGTCAGCgtcccctcctctggttcacattACAGGAGCAGTCAGCAAATCCCAATGATCACACCAACCCCCTAAGCCCACATACCCCCGACAGGGAGCTCTTCTAAAGGGTCATGGCCTAGGTCAGGGTCCTGGAGCACAAGGTGGTGTTCGCAGATGCTGGTGAGTGCATTTCACCAGTCACAGGGGCCTTTATAGCAGATTAGTTACAATCAACACTTAATTAATCAAGAgtcacttgaaaaaaaatacttatttatttatttatttatttaaaaggcagaattacagagagagagaaagcgcacttccatccactggctcacttcccaaatggttgcaaaggccagggctgggccagaccaaagccggagccaggagcttcttctgggtctcccacgcaggtgcaggggcccaagcacttgggtcatctgctgctgctttcccaggccatagcagggagctggattagaagaaaagccgctgggacacaaaccaacacccatatgggatgccagtgttgcaggcagcagctttacccactacaccacaatggccAGCCCAGAGAAATAGGGGGCCTTTTGAAATATATGTCTTATACCGTTTTTCAGTAAGAGATAAAAGGCAGCCATCCTGGCCTTCGGTGCCCATGCTGAAGCATGTGTCGGGAGCATGCGTCAGTGCGTCTCTACTGCTCAGCTGCACCCCGGGTGTAAATGGGCCATATTTGGTTCCTGTGTCAGGGCCCTGCTTGCCTGTCTTGCTCAGTGGCAGCCCAGGTACAAATGTGCCACATTTTGTTCAGCCACTTGCCAGGCAATGGGCATCCAAGTTCTGCCTGCTTTATGGACTATTACAAAAAATGCAGCTGTGAACATTCATATACAAGTTTCTGAGTCACTGTCTGCTTTCCTCGGCCTTGGGTAGACACCGAATTTCTGAGTCATATGGTCAATTTACGTTCAACATTTCTAGAAACATGGCAAGCGTGCAGGCTTCTCCAGCACCACACATGGCTACCGCCTGTCTTCTGACGACAGCCACCCTGGCAGGTGTGAGCAGGAACCCCACACGGTACCAGCTCCAGAAAGATTGATGATGCCACACACCTTTCCAGGTTGCTCGTTAGCTCCTGGGAGTCTTTCATGGGGAGAGAGCTAGCCCATACTTCTGTCAACCTTTCTAATTTAGTTGTTTGCCTTCTTAGTTTGGGTGTTAAGTAGCAGATCCTTACCAGAGACATGATGTACAAATATTTCCTTCCAGCCTGTGAGTTGTCTGTTCATTTTCTTAGTGGTATTTCTGGAAGCACagcagtttttaattttgatgaagcccaatttatcagtgtttttttctttgtggatCTTGCTTTTGGTGACATGTCAAAGAACTCTTTGGCTAATACAAGGTCGTGAAAACTCTCACCAGCTTTCTTTTCAAAGGCTGGTGCTCTGAGCTCTCACAGTCAGGTCTGGGATCTGCTTTAGAATTCATGTTTCCTGCATTTCATTGCATTCCCCAATCACCGGATGCTTTCGCCACCTCTGACAAATGCTCCCAGCTGCCCACCGTGCATGGCTAactcctgctcccagcccctcacGGCCACCAGTGGGGACCGGAGGGCAGTGGCCATGCTGgttctgccttctccctctctcccgctgAACAAAGCCTCCTTGAGCACCAGGCCCCAGAATGCTGGGCCCACGGTTTCAGCTCTGGTGCCTGGCCCACTGCCTAGCAAGCAACAAGCATGTATCAGACACACAAACCAGTTAAAACCTTTTAGAAAATCTCAGACATCCTAAAAATAGCCAAAGGATGTCCAAGAAGTGTCACCCCTGAGGGCAACAACTGAGAACAGCCCAAATCCAACAGCAAGGAAAGGGCGGTTATGCAGTCCTGAGATATCCTCAGGCTGTCCTTTTTAAACGCAACTAGAACCAGGTTTTTTAAGACTCTGTGAAAGTGTGAGGAGAACTTATTAATGTGATTTCACAAAAACTCATCTATGACACCGTGTTCAGACAAGTGTTTTCTAAAGTGGCAGGAAGCACCTCCAAGCATTCACAGTGACTGGCTCCAGGCCTCCCGACAgccacttccctttctcctttatgCTTCCCTGTGATGctgaaaatctaaaacaaaaataaaacaatcccatatgggtgccagactTCCACAGTAGAGCCGCTGGTCTTTATTCCCGGGAGGTGGTCCAGCAGGCAGTCACTGACAACACTAAAGACGGTGGTGTAGTAACCTGGGACACAGGAAAGTAGAGACCTCACAACTCCCAGCAAAGTTCCATGCCCCATGTCCACCTTTCTGTCCACTGCTGAAGTCCCCAACCAGCAAGGGCAACCCTGCAGAAGACCTGGGTCCTGGTGCTGGCTCCGTTACCTGCCAGTCCCTGCCCACAGCCTCAACATCCCTCGGGCTCCTCCTTTGTGGTGGGGATTACAACAGCACCTATACTCCCATCCCACCAGGCTGACTGGGCCCAATTGGGAAAGCTCCTGTAAGCCATCAATCTCTGCACAACCCGTAGTCAGCATCTCAGCCCAGGACTCACTTGCTTTTCAGATTTATCCATCTCCACAGTGAGGATGGCAGTTAATATTCCTTCCCGGGACATAATGTAATTTAATGAGTATTTGAAAAATGCTTCAGAACCTTCTGTTCAGAGGTGAAAGTTCAAGAGCCAATTATTATTATTGCAGCAGCTTTGTGATGGGGCgaactggctgtgtgtgtgtgtgtgtgtgtgtgagcactgcCGTTTAAGATGAGCAAATTTCCCACTGGTGAGATAAGCACTTGAAACTAAGCAAAGCTGTAGAACGGCTTTTGAAATTTAGCTAATTATTGTCAACAGCATTTACTGTGCAACAAAATGAAACCATACCTAGTGGCTCGAGGCTCAGGTGACAACCTGCCTACACAGGCTCACACAAAAAGCCTGGGGTGTGCTCAGTGGAGAAGCCAGCAAGGCTTTCAAGGGCTCCTggggccccagcagcctcctcgGTCCTCGTGAGGTTcctgctggctgggagctgcgCTCTCAACACCACTCCAGCTCACCCTCCCTCAGAGGGTGGGCTTGTCAAAACACCCCTGCAATGGGCAAAACACTATTCTCCCCACAAATCCATACCTGGAACCAGGGTTTCTCGCATTTCCCTTTCAACAGGAACCTGATATATGTTTTGCCTGCTGAGCAACCACTATTTTATAATCCCTAATTAGAATCAGGCCTTTCCTTACCATTGCTGAAAATGGCTGTCACTTAATAGTCTGATGACAAAGACTTGGGGTCCACAATTACTGTGCACAGCAGTACAGGGTCAGCCCGTCTATCTTTGTGCACAAGACACACCAAAGAACAATGCCAACTGCTCTGCACAGAGATGCACAGCTCAGGGACCACTAAGTCCACACAGGTAGTGGAGGAAGTGGAAAAGGATAGGGCACTTGCAAGACAGCAAAGGTAGAGGAACAATGTGTAACCCAGCAGGAAGGCTCAGCAGAGGAGCACAGAGATGGACCACACAGGGCTGGGGAACTCGGCCTGATGAAGAGGGAAAGTGACTCCCACTGGTTGACCACGATGCcttcagaggagagagaagggtctcAGAGGAGAGACCGctttggggaggggaggcagtacATTTGGGTTGGACGTGTAGAACACGCATGTCCCACCCGCTGGACACCAGGGGGATAGCTGGGAAGTGCTGGGGCACAAGCCATGGAAGGGTACCTGACCCCAGGAGTGGTCAGCAGTCTACAGGGCTGTGAGGCAGAAAAACACTGTGGGGCTGGGGACACCCTCACCACTGGTGACGTAcggaggacagagaggaggacaGGAAACACAGAGCGAGGAGCACCTGTCAGAGGGCTGGGCTGCAAGGGGACACCTGCACGAGACCAGCAAGACTGAGGAAGAAGGGCCAAAGAGACTGCGGAAAATCTGGAGGGTGTGGTGTCACCGAGGCTGGAGGACACAGCTCGCCACACATGCAGGGTGGCAAATGAGCACTAAAGCTCCAAGCAAACCAAACCACTGGTCCCAGGTTTAGGCAGAAAAACGCCACTAGTGATGCCACAGACAGGTGTTCTGGTGAAGGGATAAGGGTTAAACTCAGGACGCGGAGGGGTGCAGGAACGTGGCACTGGTGGCAGAAGCGACTCAGTGTGCACAGCCAACTCTCCCAAGAGATCCAGCAGAAGACAGGGGCTTCCTGAGAGTACATGGGACATCGTGGCATCAGGAAATGTCAGGATGCAGAGCTAGGAACTAAGCTGTTGGAAGACTGTCTGGAGGAGGAGGCATACAGAGCACAGGAAGAGGCCCCGCCCAGCGCAGCAGGAGCCTGGCAGGTGCCAATCACACTCCAACAACTTGCACCACATCCCAAGGAAAGGCAGTCTTTCCCCATCCCTTGATGGACGAGGACTAACGAGATGGGTGAGAGGCTCTGGACCCTGGTGTACGGAACAGCAGTGTGGCAGCCCCTCAACAGCAGCAATCAGAAAAGCCCTTACCGTTCACGGTGATCGTTCCAGTCATCTGTGGGACCCCTACGAGCGTCACCAGGTATAGACCAGACTCGGCTGGAAGGGAGAGCGCTGTGGGGCGCGACTCAAATTCCACTCCGCTGGtcagcagcccctgcagcaaGGCACAGAGCAATGTGAGCAGGACCAGCCTGCACCACACACCTGGCAGCCCAGAACAAGGCAGTGGAAGGCTGCGGCTTCTTAGAACCCACAGAGAACTGCAGAGACCATGCACACGTGATGCCCGGGGCAGTCAGATCAACAGCCGCTGCCCTTGATTTTGGTCCTCTCTGCCATGTTTCTgatgtttgctttgctttcttcttgCACCAAATGGGAATATGAACACAaaggaaactttttatttatctttttttgaaacacttatatttatttgaaaacaagagggaaacagagacagagagatctactgttttactccactaatggctgtaatggccggggctgggccaggccaaagccaggatccagaagcttcctcctggtctcccacaatctAAAAGATGTCAACAATCACCAGTCaactattagaaaataaaatgtttaaaaaaattaacaagacaCCAAAAATTCCAACTATCTTGGAGTAAATCTAACGAATAACGTGCAAGATTTCGTCACAGTTACAGAAACCTGCTGAGATAAATTAAAGAACTCAAGATACAGAGAGTCCTGCCCTGTTTGTGGGGTTACGCTTTCCACAGTTTGCAGTCAAGGCAACCCTCAAACTCTCAGATCCAGGGCCGGCAttggggcgtagcaggtaaagccgctgcctacaacaccagcatcccatatagctgctggtttgcatcctggctgctccacttccgatccagctgcctgcccatGTGCCTGagaatacagcagaagatggcccaagtgtttgggcctctgccacccatgtgggagatccagacataACTCCTGTCTtcaagcctggctcagccctggcttgggcggacacttggggagtgaaccagcaaatggactctgtgactcaactttcaaataaataaataaataaataatctttaaaaaaaaacacctcttttATCTGTGGCAGGACAAGGCATGTAAGTGGGTGTGCTGAGAGGAAGGGTGCAAACATGGAACGCAGGAAGGCAAGATGCCGGGCCTCGGTGTGAGTTCAGGGTGTATGAAACCTGCATGCACAGATGTGTGCGTGGTGTAGACAGCTGGGTGTGTGGAATGCACATACACTGTGTCTAACTCTGTGCACAGGAGACGCTGGCAGCAGAGACACTCTGGGGGCAGTGAGCACGCCTGCCGCCCACATGTGAGGCAAAGGCATGAAGTGATctgcgtgtgtgagtgtggagGGGGTGCAGTGGGCAGGATGCACTCAGTGAAGCTGATCGCATGCCTTTCATCTCTAACAGACACACTGGCCTCTCTGTCTTCATAGAACAGCCAGGGCGGTGTGAACACCGCTGCCTGCCTGAAATGCCGGTGGTGTGTGCACATCTGAAGTGTTCCATGAGTCAGCTTTCAACACAGCACCATGGTATGCTGGCTATATCCAAGTGGTGGTTTTCTCTTGTCTAAGTCTCTAAACTTCCTGATttgttaaaatatgtaatttattacttttaaaccaggtaaaaatgctacttttaaaatgaaaaaaaaaatgtataagaaacaGCAGCAATCATCTGACACTTTAACTACTTTGTGGTAAATTCCCCCCTTGGATTCCAAGAGCCAGacagccacagcagaggctgaCCATGGCCATGTCCTGAGGCCAGTGAACCCTTGTGCAACAGTTGGGGGAACACCGGTGCTCAGTCAGTCTCAGGACTGCTGGCTTAACACAGGCTTGGGGAGCAGTCACATGCAGCAGGGCTGCCCAACAGTCCTGGCTTGCGGAAAACTGTGGCTCCACCaggcagtctggcccagccagcaGGGGCGTCTCTCTCAGGCAGGCGCCATGCATCCCCAACACAGCTCATTGTGTTCACACCAGGGATAAGGCCTATAGGCCTTTGTATCCCCCGGGTCCCACGCACCCTGTACCTGGCACAGGGCATGGCCCTCAATGAGACaccagcaggaagagcctggttCTCACCTGGAACACCAGTTATGAAACTGGTTGCAGTACAGAGAACCTTGGTAACAGATCCCATGGTAGTCTGAAGGCAGCACAAGTCCCCCAAACAAGCATGGACCAGGGCGTGAATCTTCCACACCCTACATGGTACAGTAAAACAGCACCTCTCTCTACAGCTCCCCCTGCGCCTCAATCCCTGTGTCACCTCACAGCAGCACAACAATCTCCAGTAAGCCCCTGTGAACTCCAAAGTGCTGACTTCCAATCTCACAGCCAATGGGCAAAGCTCAGTGCATGTACAAGCCCAAGGTTGTTCTGTGCTGTCTACTCGGCAGCAAGCATGAGACACGGTAATGACAAAACATGgacttcactcaccaaatgcttaCTATCTTGGGCAAAGCAGACATGTGTGCCAGAATTAGTGCCTCTAACAGTAAGCAAAGACGCATTTTAGTGACATGCTGGGGTTCTCGGTCACAGAGGCCCCTGCGGTGGTACATACCATGTTCTGCACTCGAAGCTCAAACAGCATGGGGTTGTACACCATCAGCTGGACTTCACATACGTCCCCTTGAACCCACTGGAaatctagacacacacacaaaagaacccTGGGGTTAGCAGGTAGTTTTGAACTTCTCATggggtttcagatcagcccactgACGATTTTCTTCCCACAAAGGTGGTGGCCGCCATGCCCATTGTGAGGTGGGAAGTTCACAGCTTGGTGTGCCCTGCTTTCTCTGAAACCACACAAAGCAAGGTATTGCCACTGTCCTGACACTACACACAGGGTGCCTCCCCCGCCCTCTGCAGGCTGCACTCCTGCTGGCACCCCAAGGCCACCTCACAAAGCTACAGCTGGACCTGGTGTGGCCCCTTACAGCACACAGCACCCCAAGGGCCCACAGGCTGTCAATGCAGGAAGAAGGCCGGGGTCATTGGCAAGAGGCCCAGAGTGTGGGTCACCTGTGCCCCCCAAGACCACGACTTTTCCACCCAGCCCACCTCCTTGTCAGTTGTAACTCAGCAGCTGCTGGGGGAGACCGAACTCTGAAATAACCCCAAGACTCCAAGCAACCCCAAAACAACCCCAAGATGACCTGAGTGTGAACATGATGACCAAGCCACATGACAGAGCACAGGTGAATGGTTCCTGTAGACTTAATAGAGGTCCCCAACCAGCTGACCAAGCTCGTCAAAAGGGAGATTGCTCTAGATGGGATAGACATGGTCAAGTGAGCCCATAAAGGGGGTGAGACCCCTCCTGGAGGGGTGACCCCTAGGAACTCAAGCCAGCAgcacagggacctgagggaggggctggaggccagcaggggaatggggacctgagggaggggctgggggccagcaggtgtgaacagggacctgagggaggggctgggggccaggaggggtgaACAGAGACCTGAGGGAGGgactgggggccaggaggggtgaacagggacctgagggagggactgggggccaggaggggtgaacagggacctgagggaggggctggggccaggaggggtgaacagggacctgagggaggggctgggggccagcaggtgtgaacagggacctgagggagggactgagggccaggaggggtgaacagggacctgagggaggggctgggggccaggaggggtgaacagggacctgagagaggggctgggggccaggagggtaacagggacctgagggaggggctgggggccagcagggtacggggacctgagggaggggctgggggccaggagggtaCGGGGatctgagggaggggctgggggtcagcaggggaacagggacctgagggaggcgctgggggccagcagggtacggggacctgagggagggcctgggggccaggagggtacggggacctgagggaggggctgggggccagcagggtacggggacctgagggaggggctgggggccaggagggtacggggacctgagggaggggctgggggccaggagggtacggggacctgagggaggggctgggggccaggagggtacggggacctgagggaggggctgggggccaggagggtacggggacctgagggaggggctgggggccagcagggtatggggacctgagggaggggctgggggccagcagggtacggggacctgagggaggggctgggggccagcagggtaaggggacctgagggaggggctgggggccagcagggtacggggacctgagggaggggctgggggccagcagggtaaGGGGACCTGAGGGGGGCCACCTCAGGGAAATGGCTGAGGATACCATGAGGGGTATGGACACAGACCTCCCCTGGACAAGCCTGAGATGTGGACACAGCCTGGGCATAGGACTGCACTGGACGCCCTGATTTCACAGACAGTGAGGAAATCAATCTGTATTGCTCTAAACTGGGAAGTTGGTGATTTCTTACAAAGCAATGAGACACCAGCAGAGTACCCATGATGGGTGTCCAAGATATGCCAGCAGGCAGAGCCTGGCTCTCACCGGAACACCTGTTATGAaactggaaggcagtgaaggaaaaTCAGACCCCACGTGAGGCGTAAAGCCCTTCCACACGGCTGCCCCACTGCTGTTTGTAATCACCTCGGGGGAACAGCAGTGACCCCAGGGTCACAAGGCAGGCACTTGGGGTCTTAGCAGATGAGCAAACCTGCCTGGGAATACCACCGCCAGCATCTTGTGCCACAGGGACTCTGGCAGTGGGAACTCCAGGTGGGGCCTAGCAGAGATGTGGTGGCAGAAGGGGAAGCAGAGGCTTTTCCAGCATTTGCTGACCGGAATTCCTTGGCTTCATGGAGCCTTCAGCTTCTGCAAACACCTTGTGCCAAGGCAGCCTGCACAGGATCCAGGACCAGCTCCACCACACCTGTGATGATGACCGGGAGCTGGCATCTTGGATCCATTCACAAGATGATGGCACAGAGTAACACAGTGCAGGACCGACTGCCACCTGGTCAGAACCAGCACTTGTCTTATTTTACGAAGAAGGAAAACTTTTCCTGACAGGTGGGACAGCCTGCCCATCTTAGGCCCTGATAAATCATTGCTCAGACTCAAAACACAAGGCTGTCAGCTCTGGAACCCAtgctctttctccctccaccAAGCTGCCCCTTGGTAGCTCATGGGACTCAGGCTGCCCTCTCTCTGCAGGGGTCTGACGTCAGCCTCTGATAAGCTGCAGGGGCTTCTCCACAAaggagccagggcagctgtgCTCATCCCACCTGCACCCTCCACCCTTAGCAGCCTCCCTTGGCCTGCAAGGGATTggcaccccagcccacccccaaccAAAGATGAGGAACTCATTGTCTCTTAAACAGGTCCTTATGCCTGGTATCACAGATTCGTTCTCTCTCGTGGTCAAAAAATGATCATTGTGCTTTCCAGGGTGCCGAAAAGAGTAATTTGTACTTTGACGGCTTTTGTCCACTACAGGTAAGTCTAAAGTCAA harbors:
- the LOC127489808 gene encoding trafficking protein particle complex subunit 9; protein product: MELITLPDGLTLTLCPSPSSPLSDFQWVQGDVCEVQLMVYNPMLFELRVQNMGLLTSGVEFESRPTALSLPAESGLYLVTLVGVPQMTGTITVNDRHTQCSLPLVTRYLPTCLCSYSTGRLINLPSP